In Silene latifolia isolate original U9 population chromosome X, ASM4854445v1, whole genome shotgun sequence, the following proteins share a genomic window:
- the LOC141623292 gene encoding E3 ubiquitin-protein ligase RKP-like has translation MAEDGLWSSGLTSGLALILNGEDKKGTSQKNRLVSYHDEFGHQSLERTLEYIFDLPCKSVGPLTGSLDVNNVRSLVKPYFPEFPPPRNQDGLCIYDQGCGPGVSIAESSVCGDVRIGPGLLVESLAIFSSARANTCVWKGKWMYEVMMETAGIQQLGWATITCPFDDRKGVGDAEDSYAFDGKRVKKWNEEDEGYGQPWVVGDVIGCCIDLDEDSILFYRNGVSLGVAFVGIRKMNPGLGYFPAVSLSQGERCDLNFGARPFKHPIEGFLPLQNPPHAASRFFQLLQCLSRLLEIERMDRAGFTSVEQLRRLQRFVPLENVFHPVANAICEELFSVLEQDEKATEYVSWGPFLSFLMEKYGRHAPHDCRSLDKVLDVVLKYRSSSLMFKHVIGALSFGCKTSSLVLTDCPYSGSYPYLALVCHLLRREELMVLWWRLSEFDFLLEGFLSWKIPNKHDLQTMMPSVWWPNSCEDLSHESSMMLTTTVLSDAVNKIEEKHRDLCCLVIQFIPPVPPPQFPGSVFRKFLQNTILKYRGADRSMTPVGVLGSTVLVSLYTVILHFLSEGFPMADICGWSKNRRDDDKNDIGFLHRGGQLSFPIKLLVKNDLQRIDIPRIGGSFGNLLELYPLCEQESEVLTWEEGCMENEEIRVTHLTRQKPCCCSSYDIDFTRIYRDPIRFTPRGSRGHSSSVRERSSHVATECSTGNLNGEIEDKPSSSDHSHSPFGYRLLQPSRIVPKESTLSSATLREDELLDIMLLLYQMGVAPNFKQASYYMSHQSQSITLLEETDRQIRERACIEQQKRLKEARNIYREEVIDCVRQCAWYRIALLSRWKQRGMYATCMRIVQLLLIISKDDLLFSVVPEFYLEALVDCFHVLRKSDPPFVPSAIFIKQGLSSFVTFVATHFNDPRISSTDLRDLLLQSISVLVQYKEFLAVFESNDAATRRMPKALLSAFDNRSWIPVTNILLRLCKGSGSSKHGESSSSSVVFQKLLRDACADDEELFGAFLNRLFNTLSWTMTEFSVSIREMQEKNHVLEFQQRKCSVIFDLSCNLARILEFCTREIPHAFLFGNDMNLRRLTELVIFTLNQMTSAIDSEFFDCSVKRHGQSAEKINRGMILAPLVDIIVNLLVEGMEAESREQNDVVEVLASMDCPDTVLCGLQYVLEFDWTGFSKGNIHFAKLRQVEDFLTNLISRMGSREQDRSVSGQEAECDECVCCICYTSLGDSQFLPCLHRSCYGCITRHLLNCQRCFFCNATVVGVIKDEKRTSTVD, from the exons ATGGCAGAAGATGGTCTATGGTCTAGTGGATTAACCTCAGGGTTAGCTTTGATTCTAAATGGGGAAGATAAGAAGGGGACTTCTCAAAAGAATCGACTTGTTTCGTATCATGATGAATTTGGCCACCAGTCCCTGGAGCGAACCCTTGAATATATTTTCGATCTTCCTTGTAAATCAGTAGGACCATTGACTGGGTCACTGGATGTCAATAACGTGCGCTCCTTGGTTAAGCCGTACTTTCCAGAATTTCCCCCACCCCGGAATCAAGATGGTCTCTGCATTTATGATCAGGGGTGTGGACCTGGTGTTTCTATTGCCGAGTCCAGTGTATGTGGGGATGTACGGATCGGCCCCGGTTTGCTAGTGGAAAGTTTGGCCATTTTTAGCAGTGCCAGAGCAAACACATGTGTATGGAAAGGGAAATGGATGTATGAAGTGATGATGGAAACTGCAGGAATACAACAACTTGGATGGGCTACAATTACTTGTCCTTTCGATGATCGTAAGGGGGTGGGTGATGCTGAGGATTCTTATGCATTTGATGGTAAGAGAGTGAAGAAATGGAATGAGGAGGATGAGGGCTATGGGCAGCCATGGGTTGTTGGTGATGTCATTGGCTGCTGTATTGACTTGGATGAAGACAGCATACTGTTTTATAGAAATGGTGTATCACTTGGGGTGGCATTTGTCGGGATTAGGAAGATGAATCCTGGATTGGGTTACTTTCCCGCGGTTTCACTTTCTCAGGGTGAAAGATGTGATTTGAATTTTGGTGCTCGGCCTTTCAAGCACCCAATTGAAGGCTTCCTCCCCCTTCAAAACCCTCCTCATGCAGCGTCCCGCTTCTTCCAGTTGCTCCAGTGCTTGTCAAGGTTGTTGGAAATAGAGCGCATGGATCGAGCTGGTTTTACTTCTGTGGAGCAGTTGAGAAGGCTGCAGAGGTTTGTTCCACTGGAGAATGTGTTTCACCCTGTTGCTAATGCAATATGTGAAGAGCTCTTTTCTGTCCTTGAACAAGATGAGAAAGCTACAGAATATGTCTCATGGGGCCCATTCTTGTCATTTCTAATGGAAAAATATGGGCGGCATGCCCCACATGATTGTAGGAGCTTGGACAAAGTGCTTGATGTTGTTTTGAAATATAGAAGCTCCAGCCTGATGTTTAAGCATGTTATCGGTGCTCTTTCTTTTGGTTGCAAAACTTCATCACTAGTTCTGACTGACTGTCCATATTCAGGGTCATACCCGTATCTTGCATTGGTGTGCCATTTATTGAGAAGAGAGGAGCTGATGGTACTTTGGTGGAGGTTGTCTGAGTTTGACTTCCTGCTTGAAGGTTTTCTGTCATGGAAAATCCCTAACAAGCATGATCTGCAGACTATGATGCCTTCTGTTTGGTGGCCGAATTCATGTGAAGATCTTTCTCATGAAAGTAGTATGATGCTCACCACTACAGTGCTATCTGATGCAGTTAACAAG ATAGAGGAAAAGCATCGGGACCTATGCTGCTTGGTAATCCAATTCATACCACCTGTGCCGCCTCCTCAGTTTCCTGGTTCAGTTTTCAGGAAGTTCCTTCAGAACACAATATTAAAATATAGAGGAGCAGATCGTAGCATGACACCTGTTGGAGTACTAGGGAGCACCGTACTCGTTTCTTTATATACGGTTATCCTTCACTTTCTATCTGAGGGTTTTCCAATGGCAGATATTTGTGGATGGTCTAAAAATCGCAGAGATGATGATAAGAATGATATTGGTTTCCTACATAGAGGTGGTCAGCTCAGTTTTCCTATTAAGTTGCTTGTGAAAAATGATTTACAAAGGATAGACATTCCTAGGATAGGAGGGTCATTTGGGAATCTGTTAGAACTGTATCCTCTGTGTGAACAGGAGTCAGAAGTGCTCACTTGGGAAGAAGGCTGCATGGAGAATGAGGAAATCAGAGTGACACATCTTACAAGGCAGAAGCCTTGTTGTTGTTCCAGCTATGACATTGATTTTACTAGAATTTATCGTGATCCAATCAGATTTACACCTAGAGGTTCTCGAGGCCATAGCTCTTCAGTTCGTGAGCGATCTTCTCATGTTGCTACTGAGTGCAGTACTGGAAATTTGAACGGGGAGATTGAAGATAAGCCTAGCTCTAGTGACCACTCTCATTCTCCTTTTGGATATCGACTGCTTCAGCCTTCAAGGATAGTTCCTAAAGAAAGTACTTTATCTTCAGCGACGCTGAGGGAGGATGAACTTCTTGatataatgttgttgttgtatcagATGGGGGTTGCTCCCAACTTTAAGCAG GCATCTTACTATATGTCTCATCAATCACAATCAATCACTCTTTTGGAAGAAACCGATAGGCAAATACGGGAACGGGCATGCATTGAGCAACAAAAGCGGTTGAAAGAAGCACGGAACATCTATAGGGAAGAAGTTATTGACTGCGTAAGGCAATGTGCATG GTACCGTATTGCTCTCCTATCTCGGTGGAAGCAAAGAGGCATGTATGCTACCTGCATGCGAATTGTGCAATTGCTTCTTATTATCAGCAAAGATGACTTATTGTTCAGTGTCGTTCCTGAATTTTATTTGGAAGCTCTG GTTGACTGCTTCCATGTGTTGCGAAAAAGTGATCCTCCTTTTGTCCCTTCTGCGATATTTATCAAGCAAGGGCTTAGTTCATTT GTTACATTTGTTGCCACTCATTTTAATGATCCTCGGATATCAAGTACGGACCTGCGGGATCTTCTTCTCCAATCTATATCAGTTCTGGTGCAGTATAAAGAATTTTTGGCTGTGTTTGAATCTAATGACGCAGCCACTCGTAGGATGCCAAAAGCATTGCTATCAGCATTTGATAACAGATCCTGGATCCCTGTGACTAATATTCTTTTGAGGTTGTGCAAAGGTTCTGGTTCCTCAAAACATGGCGAATCATCGTCATCTTCAGTCGTATTCCAG AAATTGTTGCGGGATGCTTGTGCTGATGATGAAGAATTGTTTGGAGCATTTCTGAATCGTTTATTCAATACTTTGAGTTGGACAATGACCGAGTTCTCAGTCTCCATTCGAGAAATGCAAGAAAAGAATCAT GTTTTGGAATTTCAGCAGAGAAAATGTAGTGTAATATTTGACCTCTCATGCAATCTTGCCCGCATCCTTGAGTTCTGCACTCGTGAGATTCCTCATGCATTTCTTTTTGGAAATGACATGAATCTCAGAAGGCTAACTGAGTTGGTCATTTTCACACTTAATCAGATGACATCAGCTATCGATTCAGAATTTTTCGACTG TTCAGTGAAACGTCATGGTCAATCTGCAGAGAAAATAAACAGAGGTATGATATTGGCTCCTCTTGTAGATATCATCGTGAATTTACTGGTTGAGGGAATGGAAGCTGAATCAAGAGAGCAGAATGATGTTGTTGAAGTGTTGGCCAGCATGGATTGCCCTGATACTGTTCTTTGCGGACTCCAGTATGTTTTGGAGTTTGACTGG ACAGGCTTTTCAAAAGGCAACATTCACTTTGCAAAACTCAGGCAAGTTGAAGATTTCTTAACCAACCTAATTAGCCGAATGGGGTCACGAGAACAAGACAGGTCCGTATCTGGGCAAGAGGCAGAATGTGATGAGTGTGTGTGTTGCATATGTTACACGTCTTTGGGAGATTCTCAATTCTTGCCTTGTTTACACCGCTCATGTTACGGGTGTATTACCCGACATCTTCTAAATTGCCAGAGATGTTTCTTTTGCAATGCTACAGTGGTTGGAGTCATCAAGGATGAAAAGAGAACGTCTACGGTTGACTAA
- the LOC141617326 gene encoding uncharacterized protein LOC141617326, whose product MASASNTLSSTLPIFGGENYDYWCIKMKALLKSNALWEIVENGPEKQQEGVQPTEASLKKINEDEIKDAKALSFIFNAVSETIFPKIMRASTAKEAWDSLQKEFHGDERIRTIRLNTLRKDFENLKMRENEDIQTYTSRVTEIVNQMKIYGEDITDTRIVQKILATLTKKFDMIVTVIEESRDLSKLTVTELLGSLLAYDQKFKTGESSSEDAFKSSHKEKRSGGWKKKSDDGGNKQMSQSKGKFPPCGICGKNNHAEKNCFFKGKPQCHHCKKYGHFKKDCRQKQMESKDQAHYSSSVNNEHLFYLAKQRLQAKKVGG is encoded by the coding sequence ATGGCTTCCGCATCAAATACTCTATCGTCTACTCTTCCAATTTTTGGAGGAGAAAATTATGACTATTGGTGCATTAAAATGAAGGCTCTCTTAAAATCAAATGCACTATGGGAGATTGTGGAAAATGGTCCCGAAAAGCAACAAGAAGGTGTTCAACCCACTGAAGCATccttaaagaaaataaatgagGATGAGATAAAGGACGCCAAAGccttgtcttttatctttaatgcTGTTTCGGAGACCATCTTTCCAAAAATAATGCGGGCTTCTACCGCAAAAGAAGCATGGGATTCACTCCAAAAAGAATTCCATGGTGATGAAAGGATAAGAACAATACGTCTCAATACCCTAAGAAAAGATTTCGAAAATTTGAAGATGAGGGAGAATGAAGACATACAAACTTACACTTCAAGAGTAACGGAGATAGTTAATCAAATGAAGATATATGGCGAAGATATTACCGACACGAGAATCGTGCAAAAAATTCTCGCGACTTTAACCAAAAAGTTCGACATGATTGTCACTGTTATTGAAGAATCAAGGGATCTCTCAAAGCTCACAGTAACCGAGCTACTTGGATCCTTACTCGCCTATGATCAAAAATTCAAGACCGGAGAATCTTCTTCCGAGGATGCTTTCAAGTCATCGCATAAAGAAAAGCGGTCCGGAGGGTGGAAGAAGAAAAGTGACGATGGTGGCAATAAACAAATGTCACAATCAAAGGGAAAGTTTCCTCCTTGTGGCATTTGTGGAAAGAATAATCATGCGGAAAAGAATTGCTTTTTCAAAGGCAAGCCCCAGTGTCACCATTGTAAGAAGTATGGGCACTTTAAAAAAGATTGTAGACAAAAACAAATGGAGTCCAAGGACCAAGCTCATTATTCAAGTAGCGTTAATAATGAGCACCTCTTCTATCTTGCCAAGCAAagacttcaagcaaagaaagtagGTGGCTAA